The following is a genomic window from Bos taurus isolate L1 Dominette 01449 registration number 42190680 breed Hereford chromosome 11, ARS-UCD2.0, whole genome shotgun sequence.
ATGGTTCAATGGCACATCCAGCCCTCAGGGCCAGATAAAGAGAACCTACACAAACATCTGCCGTCTGTGGAGCAAAATCAACAACACAGGAGCTGGAGAGTATGCTCGTGTTCCTGCTCTgtcgctaagtcaggtctgactcttcaaaaccccatggactgtagcccgccaggctcctctccatggaattctccaggctagaatactggagtgggttgccatttccttctccaagggatcttcctgagccatggattgaacccatatctcccgcattggcaagctgattctttactactgagccacctggaaagtccagaGAGTAAAGTCCAGGGCTAAGTAAAAAGGATGCTTTATCTAGGCACAGATGTTACCTGAGAAACTAACAATAACTGTGGGGAGGGAACTGGGTGACCAGGGCAATAGAAGGCAGACTTCATCGAATACATTTTAGACCTCATCAAACTTACCATCTATTTGTaaacaaaatttaatttcaaatctatcccttaaaaaaaaaaaacaaaactcactgAACATCCAAAAAACCCACAGAAAATGGGCCATGTCCCAGGATTTCAGGAATTGGGGTGCAGTCTGAGGGCCACACTACCTGTGGCCTCCAAGCCATACCATCCCAACTAGGTACCTTTGAAAAGCGTGGAGCCACCAGAAAGCATGATGTTGGCAAACAGCGTGCGGCGCAGATCCATGTCAGACTTGTGGATGGCGAAGACCAGCACCTCATGGAGTCCCTCACTCTCATCCCCTATCAGGTCTGGCTGGAACAGCAGCTCAGGGGCCCGGAACCGCGCTGGTCCCACCTTCGGAAAACAAGATGAAGTTAGTCCCGCCTCCTCCAGTCCCGGCATCATCACCCGCCTGCGTCCGGCCTGAACTTACGTTGAGCGTGCTGCCGTCTGGCAGGGTGTACTGCACCTTCTCTGTCTCCAGAGCCTCATCCTTCTGCGGGTTGATGGACAGGTAGCAGGCCCGCTGCGGTGGGCAGAGACAGGGCTCTCAGGAGGTGGCCACAGGGACCCGCACACCCAGGGCTCAACCTCATGCTGGGTCCGACCACCCCCGcttccccactccctgccccgAGTCACCTCTTTGATGGTCCGGACGACCTCAAACTCAGCCGAGGTGTGAAAGTCCGCCCCCTCCTTGCGCAGCAGCAGCCGGAGGTAGCGGGAGACGTCGCGGCCAGCAATGTCCACCCGCATGATGGAGTGGGGCATGGCGAAACCCTCGTAGACGGGGACGGCGTGTGTGACCCCGTCCCCCGAGTCCAAAACCACTCCAGTCGTGCGTCCTGTGGCGTACCTGTCACCAGGTCAGCATCCCTTCACCTCAGCCACTGAGGCACTGGGACCTCCGCACCCCTGGAAGGGACCCCGGGGCGTGTGCATTATCTGGTCTGAGAAAGGGACCCACAGGCCCCCCAGTAGGGATCGTCATCGGAAGGCTGTTTGTACAGGGAAGTCAGGCGCCACGGCATCCCAATCAGGAGGCCAGAGATGCGAGGACCAGGGCCAAGGGAGCACTCACAGGCTGAGCACGGCCTGCATGGAGATGAACAAGGCCGGCACGTTGAAGGTCTCGAAGAACACCTCCGCCGCCTTCTCCCGATTCTTACTCGGGTTGAGCGGCGCTTCCGTAAGAAGAACAGGATGCTGCAGGAGACGGCAGGGTTGCGGGCAGGTGCAAAGGCAACGTGCAGGCCCCGCCGGGATCTTTCCAGAGAGCCACCTACCCGGGAGCACACAAACCTGCCGTCTCCCATCCCTCCCGAGGGCGCCAGCACGTCATCTGCCAGCAGTGAGTCTTCCAAAGACCCAGCGCCCCCTGTAATATTCTACCTGGCAGCCGCTAGCTGTGCGGACCCATACACACACAATGCGGGGTGGCAGGGACCCACACCCACACAATGCGGGGCAGAGGGGTGGCAGGGACCCACACAATGCGGGGCGGAGGGGCGACAGGGACCCACATCCACACAATTTGGGGCGGAGGGGTGGCAGGGACCCCCACCCACACAATACGGGGCGGAGGGGAGGCAGGGACCCACACCCACACAATGCGGGGCAGAGGGGCGGCAGGGACCCACACCCACACAATGCGGGGCAGAGGGGCGGCAGGGACCCACACCCACACAATGCAGGGGCTTCATGCCAGACAAGAGCCAGAGAAAGTGTGGAAGCCTGACGCAGACGCTGCAGGCGGAGCAGGGAGAGGGCGCCGCGGCCCCACCTCCTCCGAGAAGGTCTGCAGCTGGTCCTTAGAGTAGACGTACTGCCAGATCCGCTCCATGTCGTTCCAGTCCCTCACCACGCCGTGCTCCATGGGGTAGCGGATGGCCAGCAGCCCCCGGTGCTCCTGCAGACCGGAGGCTGGAGGTGGCAGCAGACACTCACCCAGCAGCTGGTCTCTGCCCTCCGGGGGGCCACCCCTTCATCCGCTCACCGGGGGTCCCTGTGCCCCTTACATCCTTAACCCGGCATGGGTTCATCTGCCCAGTTGTTTCCCTGGCTCTAAGAGTCCAGTCCAGGACCACAGAGGGTGGTGGCATGCTCCCCCGAACCCCAGAGTGCCCCCATTCCTTTCCCCACGGCCCGTGTCCTCTACAGTCACTACTAGCACATCCTTCCCTTCCAGCCTCACACACAGCCTGACCTCCAGCTCCACCGCCACTTCAGTTCCTGTCCTCATCAGCGCCAGGAGCCTCTGTGACGGCCGATCCTACGCCAGCCATCCTATGTGGCCCCTCCTGCGGCCACGTGCTGCCACCTCTCCTCCCAGCTCTTCAGCCAGTACAGGTGTGTCTCGCAGAGACCTGCCCTTCAACGTCCCCCCACAACGCGGTCCTTCTGTCCAGTACCATTCTCTCACCCACAGCTGCGGCTCCTGCTGACCGCATTTTCTGGGTCCTCAGCACCCCTTCCTGTCTTCCTCAGGTGCCTCAACTGCACTTGCTGGTCAGTCcctgccacccccgcccccactcgCTCCTCCTCCCAAGGGCCTCACCTGGCTGTGcagtcccttccccaccccctcaacCCCCCAGCTGGAGCACAGAGCTGGCCTTCTCGATCAGTCATCAGTCCAAGTGACTCATTTAACCAGTTCTTTCCTCTGTGGCTTCTAAAGGAAGGGGCACGAAGTGGTCTTACTGTGTCGCCTTACACAGGAACCCTGGACCATCTCACAGAGCAAATGGACCACAGTGCTTATGACACCCAGTAGATGGTCCCAGAGAGGGCCCAGGGCCCTCTGACCACCAGTCAAGGCTCCTAGGACAGAAGACCTCAACCCAGGCACAGACAGGCACCACAGATGTTACCTCTGCTTTCGGTCCGATAAAGAGGTCTCCTTCCAGGGCTCCAGCCATCACCCGCATGTGCTTGGGGCGCCCGACACTGCAGGGACAGAAAAGTCAGGGAGATGGGCAGGGGCCATAGCCGAGCCTAGTCTAGGAAAACCAAAGTCTGACTCCAATGGTCAGAAGCTAGGCCTACGGGCCATGGGACCACAGAGCAGGCCTTGGAAGGACAGAAGACTCAGGGTCAGAAGAAAAGGGGTTCCCACCATTTCCCACCAGCCCTCCCAGAGAGGGCCAAGAGGTCTGGAATGTCAGCCCTGGCAGAGGGTCTGCTTCTGCAGCCATGATGACTCAGCCCTCACTGTGGATTTCACGGGGGTAGAACAAGGTGGGGTGGCCCCAGGAAGCAGGGCCATGGCTCCTTCGTAGACCCCTCTCTCACTCAGTCAATCCCGTCCTTCTTCCTGCCAGGGCTTCTGAAACACAGATGCAGCTCTTGGCAGAGTGGACGAGCTACCATTCCAAAATCTCACCCAACTTCCCTGCACATCAAGAGGAACCTTTAATTACACTCCAGGTGAGTTCAGAAAGGACAGCTGAGGCCTGGATACCCCATGCAGGCTTTGTCTTGACATGGCCAGTTACTTCAGGGGCCTGAGGACTCCCCTACCCTGGCTTTGGCCACTAAGCTCTAAGGCCTCCAGGATTTGAAACAAAACACCATCAAGGGAAAACTTCCCAATGGGCTTGAGCGGCCGGTGGAGTGCCCCCAAATTTCCCTGGGTttcactcccctctctcctctgccATCACTGGCATCATGCAGGGAAGGATTCCCCCTGACCGCACAATGTATCTTCTAGAGTCTGAAAATAAATGAGCCCTGAAGAGAGCATTTCCTGGGGGGAAGGAGCAGCAGTAACTCCCCATTCTTTCTCCTCTGGGTTTAGGTCTCTCTTgtgttcttgctgctgctaccaTGCCCTGTTCCCAGGGGAATGCTGGTGGTAGCTCCTCCTTTCCAGCTCCAGGAGGGACCAAAACCAGACTCAAGACAGCCCAGAGCACCTGTCTTCTTCCATAGCCCTTCACAGCACCAGCTTCACAAATCTGGTGCTTTCCCTTACAGGCAGGGGCAAGAGTTAGCCTCAAAGAGAGTTGTGACACAAGACCCATGTTCTCCCCAGAAGCAAATCAAAGGGTTAGGAATACTGCCTGAGCAACACTTACTAGTTTGGAAAACAGTATTTGGGAATCTGGTCTCCTGCAAAGCCAGCCTTGATCACCCCGGAACCCTGCGAAGAAAAACAGCAGCTAGATTCCAACATTCATCTCCAGATGAAGGTGGTGCCCTGCTGTGGAGAGGGCTTCCCCCGACAGTAGCCTGGGAAGGAAGCCCGAGATCCTGCCAAGAGGGCAAGGCCATTTACACATACACCAGTGGTTCAAAACTAGGGGCAACTTTACATCTCATCCCCCtaatttgagggcttcccaggtggctcagtggtaaagaatctgcctgccaatgcaggagatgtgaggtcaatccctgcgttgggaagatcccctggagaaggagatggcaacccactccagtattcttgcctgggaaatcccatggacagaggagcctggtgggctgcagtccatggggccgtaaagattcagacacaacttagcaatggaGCATGCATGCAGCCC
Proteins encoded in this region:
- the ACTR1B gene encoding beta-centractin isoform X2, translated to MESYDIIANQPVVIDNGSGVIKAGFAGDQIPKYCFPNYVGRPKHMRVMAGALEGDLFIGPKAEHPVLLTEAPLNPSKNREKAAEVFFETFNVPALFISMQAVLSLYATGRTTGVVLDSGDGVTHAVPVYEGFAMPHSIMRVDIAGRDVSRYLRLLLRKEGADFHTSAEFEVVRTIKERACYLSINPQKDEALETEKVQYTLPDGSTLNVGPARFRAPELLFQPDLIGDESEGLHEVLVFAIHKSDMDLRRTLFANIMLSGGSTLFKGFGDRLLSEVKKLAPKDVKIKISAPQERLYSTWIGGSILASLDTFKKMWVSKKEYEEDGSRAIHRKTF
- the ACTR1B gene encoding beta-centractin, encoding MESYDIIANQPVVIDNGSGVIKAGFAGDQIPKYCFPNYVGRPKHMRVMAGALEGDLFIGPKAEEHRGLLAIRYPMEHGVVRDWNDMERIWQYVYSKDQLQTFSEEHPVLLTEAPLNPSKNREKAAEVFFETFNVPALFISMQAVLSLYATGRTTGVVLDSGDGVTHAVPVYEGFAMPHSIMRVDIAGRDVSRYLRLLLRKEGADFHTSAEFEVVRTIKERACYLSINPQKDEALETEKVQYTLPDGSTLNVGPARFRAPELLFQPDLIGDESEGLHEVLVFAIHKSDMDLRRTLFANIMLSGGSTLFKGFGDRLLSEVKKLAPKDVKIKISAPQERLYSTWIGGSILASLDTFKKMWVSKKEYEEDGSRAIHRKTF
- the ACTR1B gene encoding beta-centractin isoform X3 gives rise to the protein MRVMAGALEGDLFIGPKAEEHRGLLAIRYPMEHGVVRDWNDMERIWQYVYSKDQLQTFSEEHPVLLTEAPLNPSKNREKAAEVFFETFNVPALFISMQAVLSLYATGRTTGVVLDSGDGVTHAVPVYEGFAMPHSIMRVDIAGRDVSRYLRLLLRKEGADFHTSAEFEVVRTIKERACYLSINPQKDEALETEKVQYTLPDGSTLNVGPARFRAPELLFQPDLIGDESEGLHEVLVFAIHKSDMDLRRTLFANIMLSGGSTLFKGFGDRLLSEVKKLAPKDVKIKISAPQERLYSTWIGGSILASLDTFKKMWVSKKEYEEDGSRAIHRKTF
- the ACTR1B gene encoding beta-centractin isoform X1, with protein sequence MCRAPQAHAGDGWSPGRRPLYRTESRASGLQEHRGLLAIRYPMEHGVVRDWNDMERIWQYVYSKDQLQTFSEEHPVLLTEAPLNPSKNREKAAEVFFETFNVPALFISMQAVLSLYATGRTTGVVLDSGDGVTHAVPVYEGFAMPHSIMRVDIAGRDVSRYLRLLLRKEGADFHTSAEFEVVRTIKERACYLSINPQKDEALETEKVQYTLPDGSTLNVGPARFRAPELLFQPDLIGDESEGLHEVLVFAIHKSDMDLRRTLFANIMLSGGSTLFKGFGDRLLSEVKKLAPKDVKIKISAPQERLYSTWIGGSILASLDTFKKMWVSKKEYEEDGSRAIHRKTF